In the genome of Mycoplasma seminis, one region contains:
- a CDS encoding MMB_0454 family protein: MNWITVPYNSNQSYIVQESAIVDVIQNALDNTKYVKSNLSNMRLSFDEDHSNVQIYIDVKIRGPKDKEIDPYAIIKELTFKIEENVKTLIDKKPKNVQVVLLDIY, from the coding sequence ATGAACTGAATTACAGTACCATATAATTCTAATCAAAGCTACATCGTGCAAGAGTCAGCAATTGTCGATGTAATTCAAAATGCACTTGATAATACTAAATATGTAAAAAGTAACTTATCAAACATGCGTTTAAGTTTTGATGAAGATCATTCAAATGTTCAAATTTACATAGATGTTAAAATTCGTGGACCAAAAGATAAAGAAATTGATCCATATGCAATTATCAAAGAATTAACTTTTAAAATTGAAGAAAATGTTAAAACACTTATTGATAAAAAACCAAAAAATGTTCAAGTAGTTTTATTGGATATTTACTAA
- the efp gene encoding elongation factor P, whose translation MINVNEFKPGITFQDEGDIFVVLDAQHSKQGRGQANVKAKVKNLRTGATTIKSYTGGDKVKPAHIDKRRMNFLYSDGENIILMDNETYEQVEIPVSHVEWELNFLKEGSDVQIRKFQEEVLDVELPANVELTVTEAPDAVKGNTTTNPQKKVIVETGFELETPMFIKEGDVISVSTETGKYVGKANK comes from the coding sequence ATGATTAATGTTAATGAATTTAAACCAGGTATTACATTCCAAGATGAAGGTGATATTTTTGTTGTTTTAGACGCACAACACTCAAAACAAGGACGTGGACAAGCAAACGTTAAAGCTAAAGTTAAAAACTTAAGAACTGGTGCTACAACTATTAAATCTTACACAGGTGGAGATAAAGTTAAACCAGCTCACATCGACAAAAGAAGAATGAACTTCTTATACTCAGATGGAGAAAACATTATTTTAATGGATAACGAAACATATGAACAAGTTGAAATTCCAGTTTCACACGTTGAATGAGAATTAAACTTCCTTAAAGAAGGTTCAGATGTTCAAATCAGAAAATTCCAAGAAGAGGTATTAGATGTTGAATTACCAGCAAATGTTGAATTAACAGTTACTGAAGCACCAGATGCTGTTAAAGGAAACACAACAACAAACCCACAAAAGAAAGTTATTGTTGAAACAGGTTTCGAATTAGAAACACCTATGTTCATTAAAGAAGGCGATGTTATTTCAGTTTCAACAGAAACAGGAAAATACGTTGGTAAAGCAAATAAATAA
- a CDS encoding 23S rRNA (pseudouridine(1915)-N(3))-methyltransferase RlmH — translation MKLNIICVGSLSKEFKVLYDDYAKKINYFCKLNLIEIKEQKIENIELKKQKETELILEKIPKNSKVYYLSLRGKQYDSESFGDLFLDIDNVTFVIGGSNGVIESYFPNQINFSKMTFPHQLFRVMLVEQIYRAFTIRNNITYHK, via the coding sequence ATGAAATTAAATATAATTTGCGTCGGATCATTGAGTAAAGAATTTAAAGTTCTTTATGATGATTATGCTAAAAAAATTAATTACTTTTGTAAACTTAATTTAATTGAAATTAAGGAACAAAAAATCGAAAATATAGAATTAAAAAAACAAAAAGAAACTGAATTAATTCTTGAAAAAATTCCTAAAAATTCTAAAGTATATTATTTATCTTTAAGAGGTAAACAATATGATAGCGAATCTTTTGGAGACTTATTTTTAGATATAGATAATGTTACATTTGTTATTGGTGGATCAAATGGAGTAATTGAATCTTATTTTCCAAATCAAATCAATTTCTCAAAAATGACTTTTCCGCATCAATTATTTAGAGTTATGCTTGTGGAACAAATTTATCGTGCTTTCACAATTAGAAATAATATTACTTATCACAAATAA